A genomic region of Planococcus kocurii contains the following coding sequences:
- a CDS encoding winged helix-turn-helix transcriptional regulator: protein MDTSIICPRFETAISLLSQRWTGLIIYQLLSGSQRFSELTEIIGISGRLLSERLKSLEAQGLITRTVYPETPVRIEYALTEKGRSLQPVMDEIQNWSQVWIDPTEKSNE from the coding sequence ATGGATACTTCCATCATCTGCCCTCGTTTCGAGACAGCTATTTCCCTGCTCAGTCAACGCTGGACTGGGCTGATTATTTACCAACTACTTTCTGGATCCCAACGTTTTAGCGAATTAACCGAGATCATTGGTATCAGTGGACGGCTGTTATCTGAACGACTGAAAAGCTTGGAAGCACAAGGCTTAATTACACGCACAGTTTATCCTGAGACGCCTGTACGGATTGAATATGCTTTAACCGAAAAAGGACGGTCGTTACAACCCGTTATGGATGAAATTCAAAATTGGTCGCAAGTATGGATAGATCCTACTGAAAAAAGCAACGAATAA
- a CDS encoding magnesium transporter CorA family protein, with the protein MPQYTFKHAIWHEEDGVEDYNFRKFLPKNKKMHNWIDQSKKTAVNILHTHTVDRGQEALWGSLIYRQSAKSKDSREVFHFYLSEEVFVTNKIDFEQDADLEKDEILRQMENATSTIEIMNIILGEMVASILHKIDSFEERLHDLLWAIKEENNKKTLGEIENIRHEILLWKHLIMGFQEIKMAIKETFGKKVAEEVEYQRTADRIDRCVMLVNAYEDEVNNMVDIENVVANYRGNEIMKTLTVLTTLFTPVMAWGALWGMNFENMPELKWQIGYIMSIVVIIGTTFVLYLYLKRKGWMGDILQSIGRTTSGKK; encoded by the coding sequence ATGCCGCAATATACGTTTAAACATGCAATTTGGCATGAGGAAGACGGCGTTGAAGATTATAATTTCCGTAAATTTCTTCCTAAAAATAAAAAAATGCACAATTGGATCGACCAGTCGAAAAAGACGGCTGTTAATATACTTCATACTCACACGGTGGATCGTGGCCAAGAAGCACTATGGGGATCATTGATTTACCGACAAAGCGCAAAATCCAAGGATTCACGTGAAGTTTTTCACTTTTACTTATCAGAAGAGGTCTTCGTCACGAATAAAATTGATTTTGAACAAGATGCTGATTTGGAGAAAGATGAAATTTTGCGTCAAATGGAAAACGCCACTTCTACTATAGAAATAATGAATATTATTCTTGGAGAAATGGTTGCTTCCATCTTACATAAAATAGATAGTTTTGAGGAACGTTTGCATGATTTACTATGGGCAATCAAAGAAGAAAATAATAAGAAAACCTTAGGAGAAATTGAGAATATTCGGCATGAAATTTTATTGTGGAAACATTTAATTATGGGATTTCAAGAAATTAAAATGGCGATTAAAGAAACTTTCGGTAAAAAAGTTGCAGAAGAAGTCGAATACCAACGCACGGCTGATCGGATTGATCGCTGTGTTATGCTCGTTAACGCGTATGAAGATGAAGTGAATAACATGGTTGATATCGAAAATGTAGTAGCTAATTACCGAGGCAATGAAATTATGAAAACGTTAACGGTGCTAACTACTTTATTCACGCCGGTTATGGCATGGGGAGCTCTTTGGGGAATGAATTTTGAGAACATGCCGGAGTTAAAATGGCAGATAGGCTATATCATGTCGATAGTTGTGATTATTGGTACTACCTTTGTCCTTTATCTTTATCTAAAGCGAAAAGGGTGGATGGGAGATATTCTACAGTCTATTGGTCGAACTACATCCGGGAAAAAATAA
- a CDS encoding gluconate 2-dehydrogenase subunit 3 family protein: MAEKDKNFSRRDFLKTSGIATGALIGGGIIGGLIGANTNKQDNATDSSSSSGGTKEASSSIRGLTFFKSMADFEVLSQATERIFPEDDLGPGAIGLAVPYFIDNQLAGSYGENSKEYMQAPFAQGEPTQGYQSRLKRNEMFMQGIQLMQEEADSRFKTKFVDLEGEQMDEILTAFQENEIKMRGVESQFFFRLLRQATLEGAYADPIYGGNANMDGWQMKGFPGHQLAYIKDIESEDFVEIKPKSLGMNH; encoded by the coding sequence ATGGCGGAAAAAGATAAGAATTTTTCACGGCGAGATTTTCTAAAAACTTCAGGTATTGCAACAGGTGCTTTAATTGGCGGAGGGATTATTGGTGGATTAATTGGCGCGAATACAAACAAGCAAGATAATGCGACAGATTCTTCTAGCAGTTCAGGTGGAACGAAAGAAGCTTCTAGTAGCATTAGAGGGTTAACGTTTTTTAAAAGTATGGCAGATTTTGAAGTTTTGTCTCAAGCTACGGAGCGAATTTTTCCTGAAGATGATTTAGGACCGGGTGCAATTGGTTTAGCTGTGCCTTATTTTATTGATAATCAACTAGCAGGTAGCTACGGTGAAAATTCGAAAGAATACATGCAGGCGCCATTTGCGCAAGGGGAGCCTACACAAGGTTATCAAAGTCGATTAAAGCGAAATGAGATGTTTATGCAAGGCATTCAATTAATGCAAGAAGAAGCCGACAGTCGGTTTAAAACTAAATTTGTTGATTTAGAAGGCGAACAAATGGATGAAATTTTAACAGCTTTCCAAGAAAATGAAATTAAAATGAGGGGTGTTGAATCTCAGTTCTTTTTCCGGTTATTGAGACAAGCAACTTTAGAGGGAGCTTATGCTGATCCGATTTATGGTGGAAATGCCAATATGGATGGCTGGCAAATGAAAGGCTTTCCGGGACATCAGCTTGCTTATATTAAAGACATCGAAAGTGAAGATTTTGTAGAAATCAAACCGAAATCTCTTGGCATGAATCATTAA
- the tatC gene encoding twin-arginine translocase subunit TatC, translating to MDPYGDKKLTSPLHKKAEQLENPAEETSEKVTESPVQKPEEPTEEPEMRVENLVDHLGELRKQLIKSVIVFLFFLLVVFSTLNFWFPYIVKGNNLVILGPLEVIKFYTSISATLALGLSLPFLIHFIWQFVKPGLEEKEARFLGLYSPVMFLLFVLGLAFSYFIVNPLSFQFLIGLGMANFDVMISANEYIHFLIMTTVPLGLLFEMPIIALFLSSIGILTSVSMKKVRKWSYLVLAIVSALITPPDFLSQLLVLIPMAGLYEASIFIIKKTEDKKAIREETVQ from the coding sequence ATGGATCCGTATGGAGACAAAAAATTAACAAGTCCACTGCATAAAAAAGCAGAACAGTTAGAAAACCCTGCGGAGGAGACTTCGGAAAAGGTGACGGAATCTCCTGTTCAAAAGCCAGAAGAGCCCACGGAAGAACCGGAAATGCGAGTGGAGAATTTAGTTGACCATCTAGGAGAATTGAGAAAGCAACTTATTAAAAGTGTGATTGTTTTCTTGTTCTTCCTACTAGTTGTTTTCTCAACGTTAAATTTTTGGTTTCCTTATATTGTTAAGGGAAATAATTTGGTTATTTTAGGGCCTTTGGAAGTTATTAAATTTTACACGTCAATATCCGCAACATTAGCTTTAGGATTGTCTTTACCATTTCTAATTCATTTTATCTGGCAATTTGTTAAACCAGGACTTGAAGAAAAAGAGGCTCGTTTTCTAGGTCTTTACTCTCCAGTCATGTTTTTACTGTTTGTTTTGGGACTGGCATTTAGTTACTTTATCGTCAATCCGCTCAGTTTTCAATTTTTGATTGGTTTAGGGATGGCGAATTTCGATGTCATGATTTCAGCAAATGAATACATTCACTTTTTGATTATGACAACCGTTCCGTTAGGTTTACTGTTTGAGATGCCGATTATCGCTTTATTTTTATCATCCATTGGCATATTAACTTCCGTTTCAATGAAAAAGGTCCGAAAATGGTCTTATCTAGTATTGGCCATTGTTTCAGCTTTGATCACTCCACCGGATTTTTTGAGTCAGTTGCTAGTGTTGATTCCAATGGCAGGTCTTTATGAAGCGAGTATTTTCATCATCAAGAAAACAGAAGATAAAAAAGCGATACGAGAAGAAACCGTTCAATAA
- a CDS encoding GNAT family N-acetyltransferase, which yields MTVEIKEIQDLKAMDVSKLVEESEAEGYRFLRRLVDQYEDGSNTFNKTAEVLYGVWDHQDHLVAIGGLNRDPYSSKESVGRLRRFYISTNARRQGIGTKLLQKIIEDAKGHFHELVVRTDSSAADAFYRANGFSGDLGLPEATHGIVLEQEHRKKAE from the coding sequence ATGACAGTAGAAATCAAAGAAATCCAAGACTTAAAAGCAATGGATGTCTCAAAACTAGTGGAAGAAAGTGAAGCAGAAGGCTATCGTTTTCTAAGAAGACTTGTCGATCAGTACGAAGATGGGAGCAATACATTCAATAAAACCGCCGAAGTGTTATATGGAGTATGGGATCACCAGGATCATTTGGTAGCTATCGGTGGATTAAACCGTGATCCTTATTCCAGTAAAGAAAGTGTAGGGAGACTGCGGAGGTTCTATATTTCTACGAATGCTCGCAGACAAGGGATTGGCACAAAACTATTACAGAAAATTATTGAAGATGCAAAAGGACATTTCCATGAGCTTGTTGTTCGGACAGATTCTTCTGCTGCAGATGCCTTTTACAGAGCAAATGGATTTTCTGGAGATTTGGGATTACCAGAGGCAACTCATGGAATCGTATTAGAGCAGGAACATCGAAAAAAGGCAGAGTAA
- the tatA gene encoding twin-arginine translocase TatA/TatE family subunit: MGGLASIGVPGLIIILVIVLIIFGPKKLPEIGGAVGKTFSEFKRSTKGLMDDDDEETVKKEKVEDKDLKKSEKL; encoded by the coding sequence ATGGGAGGATTAGCTTCAATTGGCGTGCCGGGCTTAATCATTATTTTAGTCATTGTTTTAATTATATTTGGACCAAAAAAATTGCCCGAAATCGGTGGAGCAGTCGGGAAAACATTTTCTGAATTCAAGCGTTCAACAAAAGGCTTAATGGATGACGATGACGAAGAAACCGTCAAAAAAGAAAAGGTCGAGGATAAAGACTTAAAAAAATCTGAGAAACTATGA
- the abc-f gene encoding ribosomal protection-like ABC-F family protein: MIISQFQQVMCHFATQKIFNHIKGEVSEGQRIGLVGRNGEGKSTLLNVLAGTLQPTEGVVTWKKGSKIGLLEQSPDEQPEQTVEQLLKAVFLALNALQEQLTKMEKQMETVDPDEVERILLRYGAMQDDFIQRGGYDIDMRIDQVLNGLKIKSLKFAQWGQLSGGEKTKVGLAKLLLQKPDLLLLDEPTNHLDLDAIEWLGSFISHYKGTIVLVSHDRYFLDETVTHIWELEQGELIQYTGNYSNYVKEREARLLVEFQQYQDQQKKIQKMKEAIKRLKEWANRANPPNAGMHRQAKSMEKALHRIEVLDRPLLSKKQMALNLKIDGRSGKDVVHLDGVWKEFGERMLFQDIAMHIRYGERVAIVGSNGTGKTTLLNMMVGKESADAGDVKLGSNLSIGYLSQHTLEMDNDRTVIEEFREAIAVSEYDARPMLAQFLFFGNMVFQPVRQLSGGERMRLRLAQLMHQHHNLLILDEPTNHLDLEAKEVMEESLSDFSGTIIAVSHDRYFLDKLFPVTYWLKNETIERFEGGYSTTREKVASSIE; this comes from the coding sequence ATGATTATTAGCCAGTTTCAACAAGTAATGTGCCATTTTGCAACGCAAAAAATATTCAATCATATAAAAGGAGAAGTCTCAGAAGGTCAACGCATTGGACTTGTCGGAAGAAACGGAGAAGGAAAGTCAACGTTATTAAATGTACTCGCGGGAACCTTACAGCCAACTGAAGGAGTCGTGACGTGGAAAAAAGGCAGTAAGATCGGTCTGTTAGAACAATCCCCTGATGAGCAGCCAGAGCAAACGGTAGAACAATTATTAAAAGCTGTGTTTTTAGCGTTAAATGCTTTGCAGGAGCAGTTAACGAAGATGGAAAAGCAGATGGAAACTGTCGATCCCGATGAAGTGGAGCGTATTCTTCTTCGTTACGGAGCGATGCAAGATGATTTTATTCAACGCGGTGGTTACGACATCGACATGAGAATCGACCAAGTGTTAAACGGGTTAAAGATTAAGTCGTTAAAATTTGCACAATGGGGACAGTTAAGCGGCGGAGAAAAAACGAAAGTGGGGTTGGCAAAGTTACTTTTGCAAAAACCAGATTTGCTCTTGCTCGACGAGCCGACAAATCATTTAGATTTAGACGCGATTGAATGGCTCGGTTCATTTATTAGCCATTATAAAGGAACGATTGTCCTTGTATCTCACGACCGCTATTTTTTGGATGAAACGGTTACGCACATTTGGGAATTGGAACAAGGTGAGTTGATTCAATACACAGGAAATTATTCGAACTATGTAAAAGAACGGGAAGCTCGCTTATTAGTAGAGTTTCAGCAATATCAAGACCAGCAAAAGAAAATTCAAAAGATGAAAGAGGCAATCAAACGATTGAAAGAATGGGCCAATCGAGCAAATCCGCCTAATGCAGGTATGCATCGGCAAGCGAAAAGCATGGAAAAAGCGTTACACCGAATTGAAGTTCTCGACCGTCCTCTGTTATCGAAAAAACAGATGGCATTAAATTTGAAAATAGACGGACGTAGTGGCAAGGATGTTGTGCATCTGGATGGAGTGTGGAAAGAATTTGGAGAGCGTATGCTGTTTCAAGACATTGCAATGCATATCCGTTACGGAGAACGAGTAGCGATTGTTGGCTCAAATGGGACAGGAAAAACGACATTGCTAAACATGATGGTTGGGAAAGAGTCAGCTGATGCCGGAGATGTAAAGTTAGGAAGTAACCTATCAATCGGCTATTTATCTCAACACACATTAGAGATGGATAATGATAGAACCGTTATAGAAGAATTTCGTGAAGCAATTGCTGTTTCGGAATACGATGCACGTCCAATGCTCGCTCAATTTTTGTTTTTTGGCAATATGGTATTTCAACCGGTGCGACAGCTTAGCGGTGGAGAGCGAATGAGGTTGCGACTCGCACAGCTGATGCATCAACATCATAATCTACTAATTTTAGACGAACCGACAAATCATTTAGATCTAGAAGCAAAAGAAGTGATGGAAGAGTCGTTGAGTGATTTTTCAGGAACGATTATTGCAGTTTCACATGATCGTTATTTTTTAGATAAGCTATTTCCTGTTACTTACTGGCTCAAAAATGAAACAATTGAACGATTTGAGGGAGGCTATTCGACTACGAGAGAAAAAGTAGCAAGTTCTATCGAATAA
- a CDS encoding NUDIX hydrolase, with protein MKMSNWKGAAGVCVNEKNEVLLVLQGIPGEEKKWTVPAGGIEGKETAEQCCMREFFEETGLTVQIIEKLDARTGEYEDSAVSFEVTYFKVKVTGGEIVLHAEDEWITDVAWKSIAELRELELAYPDDAALIESLAVH; from the coding sequence ATGAAAATGTCAAATTGGAAAGGCGCAGCAGGTGTCTGTGTCAACGAAAAAAACGAAGTATTATTAGTATTACAAGGCATACCTGGTGAGGAAAAGAAATGGACGGTACCAGCAGGCGGTATTGAAGGCAAGGAAACGGCAGAACAATGCTGCATGCGTGAATTCTTTGAAGAAACCGGATTGACGGTTCAAATTATAGAGAAATTGGATGCTAGAACTGGTGAATACGAGGACTCGGCCGTATCGTTTGAAGTTACTTATTTTAAAGTGAAAGTAACGGGTGGCGAAATCGTACTTCACGCTGAAGATGAGTGGATTACAGATGTAGCTTGGAAATCTATAGCTGAACTACGAGAATTAGAGCTGGCTTATCCGGATGACGCAGCGCTGATCGAATCTTTAGCAGTGCATTGA
- a CDS encoding GMC family oxidoreductase produces MVTTLEGVDVVTVGVGWTGGIIAAECSKEGLKVVGLERGRERGTADFSMVHDEYRYAVRYELMQDLSKETLTFRNNRKQRALPMRQLGSFLLGVGLGGAGTHWNGQTWRFLPYDFEIKTMTDKKYGANKLSADYTIQDWGITYDELEPYFDRFEKTIGLSGEDKNPFWGKRSSDFPTPPMKKTPILQRFEKAATNLGYSPFMMPSANLSEAYENPDGQKINACQYCGFCERFGCEYGAKTSPEITVVPTAKETGNYDVRFNSNVVEVMKEGDKVTGVRYYDTVTFEEFIQPANVVVLTSYVMNNAKLLMVSNIGQQYDPETGQGSLGKNYAYQILPGATGFFDEQMNTFMGAGALGMTIDDFNGDTFDHGDLDFIHGASLSSTQTGSRPILSNPTPPGTPSWGAEFKKASIENFTRTLSVGGQGASMPHKENFLGLDDTYKDIYGVPLLQLTYNFTDQDRALHSYITEKAAGIVKEMGAKTVAASGEITDYDIVPYQTTHNTGGTIMGADPATSVVNNFLQHWDAENLFVIGAGNFAHNGGYNPTGTVGALAYRCAEGIIRYSREGGSLV; encoded by the coding sequence ATGGTGACAACTTTAGAAGGCGTTGATGTAGTAACCGTAGGAGTCGGGTGGACAGGTGGTATTATTGCTGCTGAATGTTCAAAAGAAGGATTGAAAGTGGTGGGACTAGAACGTGGTCGTGAGCGTGGCACTGCGGATTTTAGTATGGTCCACGATGAATACCGTTACGCTGTCCGCTATGAGTTGATGCAGGATCTGTCGAAGGAGACACTGACGTTTCGAAATAATCGTAAGCAACGCGCATTGCCAATGCGCCAATTAGGATCATTTTTACTCGGTGTAGGATTAGGCGGGGCAGGAACGCATTGGAATGGTCAAACCTGGCGTTTTCTTCCGTATGATTTTGAAATAAAAACCATGACAGATAAAAAATACGGCGCGAATAAACTATCGGCTGATTACACCATTCAAGATTGGGGAATCACTTATGATGAGTTAGAGCCTTATTTTGACCGTTTTGAAAAAACAATTGGTCTTTCAGGAGAAGATAAAAACCCGTTTTGGGGCAAGCGATCAAGTGACTTTCCAACGCCACCCATGAAAAAAACACCCATTTTGCAACGTTTTGAAAAAGCGGCAACTAATTTAGGTTATTCACCGTTTATGATGCCTTCTGCTAACTTATCAGAAGCTTACGAAAATCCAGATGGGCAGAAAATCAACGCTTGTCAATATTGTGGATTTTGTGAGCGCTTTGGCTGTGAGTACGGGGCTAAAACTTCACCGGAGATAACCGTCGTGCCAACAGCTAAAGAAACGGGTAATTATGATGTCAGATTCAATTCAAACGTTGTCGAAGTGATGAAAGAAGGAGACAAGGTAACGGGCGTAAGATACTACGACACGGTCACGTTCGAAGAATTTATACAGCCTGCAAATGTTGTTGTTCTGACCAGTTACGTCATGAATAATGCCAAATTGTTAATGGTTTCAAACATCGGTCAGCAATACGATCCGGAAACAGGTCAAGGATCTTTAGGTAAAAATTATGCATATCAAATTCTTCCGGGTGCTACAGGATTTTTTGACGAACAAATGAATACATTTATGGGCGCAGGAGCTCTTGGCATGACGATAGATGATTTTAATGGCGACACCTTTGACCATGGAGATCTTGATTTTATTCACGGTGCGAGCTTGTCTTCAACTCAAACTGGATCTCGGCCAATTCTATCTAACCCGACACCTCCAGGAACCCCGTCGTGGGGCGCAGAATTTAAAAAAGCATCAATAGAGAACTTTACAAGAACCTTAAGTGTTGGTGGCCAAGGAGCTTCGATGCCACACAAAGAGAACTTCTTAGGACTTGATGATACGTATAAGGATATTTACGGCGTTCCATTATTGCAACTGACATATAACTTTACAGACCAAGACCGTGCACTTCACAGCTATATTACGGAAAAAGCAGCTGGAATTGTGAAAGAAATGGGTGCGAAAACAGTTGCTGCAAGTGGAGAGATTACAGATTATGACATCGTGCCGTATCAGACTACTCATAATACGGGTGGAACGATAATGGGCGCAGATCCTGCTACGAGTGTAGTCAATAACTTCTTGCAACACTGGGATGCAGAAAATTTATTTGTTATAGGAGCTGGGAATTTTGCTCATAATGGCGGCTACAATCCAACAGGAACTGTCGGAGCACTGGCTTACCGTTGTGCAGAAGGTATTATTCGTTATAGCCGCGAAGGCGGATCACTTGTCTAA
- a CDS encoding LysM peptidoglycan-binding domain-containing protein, translating to MKKHIVTLTAIAVLSVGAATTASASSSYTVQSGDTLWGISQDKNVSVESLKGWNNLSSDLILPSQELEIDGQAATPKTDSSTYTVKSGDTLFEIASAHGISLDSLTSWNGISGYMIYPGDTLTVKGGTAVAEKAPAKTASAPAKSTAPAPTPASAPAEKAPTQASTQAGKTMTVSATAYTAYCAGCSGTTATGIDLRANPNQKVIAVDPSVIPLGSKVWVEGYGEAIAGDTGGAIKGNKIDVFIPTQGEALNWGRKNITIKVLN from the coding sequence ATGAAAAAACATATCGTTACACTAACTGCTATTGCAGTGTTAAGTGTGGGAGCAGCTACTACAGCTAGCGCTTCATCGTCATATACAGTTCAATCAGGGGATACACTCTGGGGAATTTCACAAGATAAGAACGTATCGGTAGAAAGCTTAAAGGGATGGAATAATCTATCTTCAGATTTGATCTTGCCAAGTCAAGAACTTGAAATTGATGGGCAGGCAGCAACACCAAAAACAGATAGCTCGACATATACAGTAAAATCAGGCGATACATTATTCGAAATCGCGAGTGCACACGGAATTTCATTAGATAGCTTAACGAGCTGGAATGGTATTTCAGGCTATATGATTTACCCAGGTGATACGTTGACAGTTAAAGGCGGGACTGCCGTAGCTGAAAAAGCACCTGCTAAAACAGCATCTGCACCAGCAAAGTCTACTGCACCAGCACCAACGCCAGCAAGTGCACCTGCTGAAAAAGCACCAACACAAGCTTCAACGCAAGCTGGTAAAACAATGACAGTTTCTGCAACAGCTTATACAGCTTATTGCGCAGGATGCTCAGGTACGACTGCAACAGGAATTGATCTTCGTGCAAATCCAAACCAAAAAGTAATCGCAGTAGATCCTTCAGTTATTCCACTGGGCTCTAAAGTATGGGTAGAAGGATATGGAGAAGCGATCGCTGGAGATACTGGTGGCGCAATCAAAGGCAATAAAATTGATGTCTTTATCCCAACGCAAGGCGAAGCCCTAAACTGGGGACGTAAAAACATTACTATTAAAGTATTAAACTAA
- a CDS encoding BCCT family transporter — protein MKNVTVVFWTSLLICLGLVVWGLSSPDSFKSQTGEWTVAISNTFGWYYLLTVFLILAFCIYLIFSKFSTLKLGKPEDKPEFSLVSWFSMLFSAGMGMGLVFWTTAEPISHAFISAPKSELGSNEAIQEAMQFSFFHWGLHAWAIYGIVALVLAYFKFHNDAPGLISATLIPLFGEKLMAGPLGKMIDVLAVFATVIGVASTLGFGSAQINEGISFLFGTPNTFTFQVLILAVATVLFIASAWSGIGRGIKYLSNINMILAFVLLLLLLIVGPTLYIFNSFSDAIGGYLTNFFSMSFNLEPVNEERRTWVNAWTVFYWAWWISWAPFVGIFIARISRGRTVKEFMLGVLLVPSLVCFIFFAVFGVSALNLEQNNIAKISEYSLETATFGVLHYYPLGTLLSIITLVVIAIFFITSADSATFVLGMQTTGGMLNPPNLVKITWGLIQSAVAAIVIYTGGTQGLQNALIIAALPFSVVIILMGISFLKAASYDPLVKNKKRQ, from the coding sequence TTGAAAAATGTTACGGTTGTTTTTTGGACTTCATTATTAATTTGTTTAGGATTGGTTGTTTGGGGGTTGTCTTCACCTGACAGTTTCAAGTCACAAACAGGGGAATGGACTGTTGCGATTTCAAATACATTCGGCTGGTACTACCTTCTGACGGTTTTTCTAATTTTAGCTTTTTGTATTTATTTAATTTTTTCTAAGTTTTCAACGTTAAAGTTGGGGAAACCTGAAGACAAACCTGAATTCTCTCTCGTTTCTTGGTTTTCAATGTTGTTTAGTGCAGGAATGGGTATGGGGTTAGTTTTCTGGACTACAGCCGAGCCAATTTCGCACGCCTTCATTAGCGCTCCAAAATCTGAGCTCGGATCTAACGAAGCAATCCAAGAAGCAATGCAATTCTCATTTTTTCATTGGGGTCTGCATGCATGGGCAATTTACGGAATCGTCGCATTGGTTTTGGCTTATTTCAAATTCCATAACGATGCACCTGGGTTGATCAGCGCGACGTTAATTCCTTTGTTCGGTGAAAAACTAATGGCTGGACCACTTGGTAAAATGATTGATGTGTTGGCCGTCTTTGCAACTGTTATCGGTGTAGCTTCAACACTTGGATTCGGATCTGCTCAAATCAATGAAGGAATTTCGTTTCTTTTTGGTACCCCCAATACATTTACATTCCAAGTGTTGATTCTTGCGGTGGCTACGGTTCTTTTCATCGCTTCTGCTTGGTCCGGTATTGGGCGTGGCATTAAATATTTGAGCAATATTAATATGATTTTGGCGTTTGTTCTGCTTCTTCTGTTATTGATTGTTGGACCTACACTTTATATCTTCAATTCGTTCTCTGATGCTATTGGCGGTTATTTAACAAACTTCTTTTCCATGAGCTTTAATCTCGAGCCAGTTAATGAGGAACGTCGTACTTGGGTTAATGCCTGGACCGTATTTTACTGGGCTTGGTGGATTTCATGGGCACCGTTTGTCGGTATTTTTATCGCTCGTATTTCGCGTGGGCGCACAGTTAAGGAGTTTATGCTAGGTGTTTTACTAGTACCTTCACTCGTTTGTTTCATCTTTTTCGCAGTATTTGGCGTTTCTGCATTGAATTTAGAACAAAACAATATTGCCAAAATTTCTGAGTATAGTTTAGAAACAGCCACTTTTGGTGTATTGCACTATTATCCACTTGGAACTTTACTATCCATTATTACATTGGTTGTTATCGCCATCTTTTTTATCACTTCTGCCGATTCAGCTACATTTGTTCTCGGCATGCAAACGACCGGTGGCATGTTGAATCCGCCAAACTTGGTGAAGATTACGTGGGGCTTAATTCAATCAGCAGTTGCCGCAATCGTTATTTATACCGGCGGCACACAAGGTCTTCAAAACGCATTAATCATTGCGGCATTGCCTTTTTCAGTCGTTATTATTTTAATGGGCATTTCATTTTTAAAGGCTGCTTCATATGACCCCCTCGTAAAAAACAAAAAAAGGCAATAA